The DNA region CTCTTCACTTTCTTCTTTATCAACCATACCAAAGAACCTTTTACCTTATCACCGAGGTATCTATCAATCCGTCATCATTTGGTGCCTACCACGGGCGTCACCGGGAGGCAAGCGCCGTTTCTTGCCGATCCGGTGCACGCACTCGTTATCGCTGTTCCTTTTCCGGTGTCAATTGCACACTTGACAAGAACATGAACGGCTTATCCGGTCCACTCCGCGTGAGTAGCAGTGCAGACCCGGCACCGTAGGTTCCTTCAGTGGCATATTCGTATTCCCCGATTAGCAAGTCTTCTACGCCGTCCCCGTCCATATCCGCGCGCATGATTTCATTTAGGACGAGACCCATATAGTCGAACTCCAGGCGCAAAGACAGAGGGGACCGCTCGATTATTCTCACCCTCCCAGTCTCGATTAAGTCTTTCATGGTAACACCTTGGTTCTTCAGCTTCAAAAGTTCTTCGCTGCCCTCTTCTGAAAGCGATGGCAGGATTGTAATTGGCAGAATATCGACGTTAGCGATCCCATCGGAAAGGTAGCTGACATTAGGAACTCTGGCCTGGGCCAGACAGGTGACTATGGCGTAGACCCTTCGAAAGAATGCCTCTTCCTTCATGTCATAGGTGCTGCAAGTGAAAAAACCGTCCTCGACCGCCTCCGCCCATTCTCGACAAGACACGACCGAGATCTTTTCTGTCTTTTCTCCTGCGTCGCGTATCATTTCGAGTTGCTCCAAACCATGAGGTCGTGGCAAGATCGGTCGTTCATACAGCAAATCAATGTCCGACGAGGAAAAGAAGCCTTTTAGCCGCTCATCACGAAATGGCAAGGATTCGACGATCTCGAATATGTTTCGTCCCTTTGAGTAGCTGGCAAGGAGTACCGTCATTTGGCCAGGACTCAGAAGTCCTGCGTCAAGCGCCGTCTGAACGAGCACGGTAACGTTGTCTTGCTCCATTTGCCTCTTTATTCCCGCTTTTATCCTCTCGGCCTTGAGAGCTTTCGCTTCGGCTATTGATAAAAAATGGAGCGCTCTGTTCTTGGGCAAGACCTTTCCAAGTTTCTGAAGATTACAGTGCCGATGCGACGGGATAAGATTGGTGAGGCTATCTACCTCAAATGCCCGTGGCAACCCATATTCTTCCTTCAGCCGCTCCAATTTCTCCTTCTGTTCCAGAAGACTATGAGGAATTATGTGATCCACGTCTAAATCAGAAAACTTTACTAGCTCGGTACAATAAACACATCGTTTATCATGCGCTCGCCAGATGGC from Syntrophorhabdaceae bacterium includes:
- a CDS encoding HNH endonuclease signature motif containing protein, yielding MPTSLRAAIWRAHDKRCVYCTELVKFSDLDVDHIIPHSLLEQKEKLERLKEEYGLPRAFEVDSLTNLIPSHRHCNLQKLGKVLPKNRALHFLSIAEAKALKAERIKAGIKRQMEQDNVTVLVQTALDAGLLSPGQMTVLLASYSKGRNIFEIVESLPFRDERLKGFFSSSDIDLLYERPILPRPHGLEQLEMIRDAGEKTEKISVVSCREWAEAVEDGFFTCSTYDMKEEAFFRRVYAIVTCLAQARVPNVSYLSDGIANVDILPITILPSLSEEGSEELLKLKNQGVTMKDLIETGRVRIIERSPLSLRLEFDYMGLVLNEIMRADMDGDGVEDLLIGEYEYATEGTYGAGSALLLTRSGPDKPFMFLSSVQLTPEKEQR